In a genomic window of Leptospira brenneri:
- a CDS encoding acyltransferase family protein, protein MIKYRPEIDGLRAVAVISVIFFHAGFTFFEGGFIGVDVFFVISGFLVTSTILTELEKDQFSIINFYERRARRILPALFFLLAISFPIAWIVFLPKDLESYLKSLSAIPIFSANVFFLKDVEYFSTASELKPLLHTWSLAVEEQYYIFFPLLILFTRTRNKKSKRQILFVILLFLASVSLIYSQNLSSSKVSTNFYLLPSRFWEIAIGSILAFIPTSVYMISTSKKQLLSFVGISLILLSVVMFRRDTPWPSFYTLIPTIGTVFIIMFANTSDTFVGSLLSNKFFVQIGLISYSAYLWHQPIFAFSRYTFSSNYLNTYTMFILSFLSMFLAYSSWKYFELPFRDKIRFPRVLLFRLSLILSLFFIVFGYSLSRVFRYFQGESIVAKQLLSKGFAYAKLISDERIFVRERIHLQDKSPDILIIGSSRIMSIDGILGKESLGLGVSGASIEDDIAIVYMSTRKLNPSKILIGADPWLFNLNCGHERWKSLASEYYEALGEKTQNKNSPKEINSLGYSIINLYETLNFSLKNSPIDDATEFHAKIRRDGYHIYDLIYSSKSQKEIESEFNAQINYGMDQYVFSPKAKMEFIDMLREQSQKREVALILTPYHPQLYEKMKKEKPIFLIIEKEFRDLARENNILIIGSYDPDKVGCAADEFYDGMHPRAQCMKKVMSQTSFSHKK, encoded by the coding sequence ATGATTAAATATCGGCCTGAGATAGATGGTTTACGCGCAGTCGCAGTAATATCTGTTATCTTTTTCCATGCAGGTTTTACCTTCTTTGAAGGCGGATTCATCGGTGTTGATGTTTTTTTTGTAATTAGCGGATTTCTTGTAACATCTACAATACTAACGGAATTGGAGAAAGACCAATTTTCTATCATTAACTTTTATGAAAGACGTGCGCGGCGAATATTGCCAGCTTTGTTTTTTCTTTTAGCTATCAGCTTCCCTATTGCATGGATTGTTTTTTTACCCAAAGACCTTGAAAGCTATCTTAAAAGCTTAAGTGCAATTCCAATATTTAGTGCAAACGTTTTTTTTTTAAAGGATGTTGAGTATTTTTCAACGGCATCAGAATTAAAGCCACTACTACATACATGGAGTCTTGCTGTTGAGGAGCAGTATTATATTTTTTTTCCTCTACTAATTTTGTTTACTAGAACAAGAAACAAAAAAAGCAAGAGACAAATTTTATTCGTTATTTTGCTTTTTCTTGCCAGCGTAAGTTTAATCTATTCGCAGAATTTGTCTTCCTCAAAAGTCTCTACAAACTTCTATTTACTTCCAAGTAGATTTTGGGAAATTGCAATAGGTTCTATTCTTGCATTCATTCCTACATCTGTTTATATGATTTCAACTTCGAAAAAACAATTACTAAGCTTTGTTGGTATTAGTTTGATTCTTCTTTCGGTAGTTATGTTTAGGCGAGATACACCTTGGCCAAGTTTTTATACTTTGATTCCGACTATTGGAACAGTATTCATTATTATGTTTGCAAATACTTCTGATACATTTGTTGGGAGTCTATTGAGTAATAAATTTTTTGTACAGATAGGGCTTATTTCTTACAGTGCTTATTTATGGCATCAACCAATTTTTGCATTTAGTCGTTATACCTTTAGTTCAAATTATTTAAATACATATACTATGTTTATTTTATCTTTTCTTTCGATGTTCCTTGCTTATAGTAGCTGGAAATATTTTGAGCTGCCTTTTCGAGATAAAATACGATTCCCTCGCGTGCTTTTGTTTAGACTAAGTTTAATTCTCAGTTTATTCTTTATTGTGTTTGGCTATTCACTTTCCAGGGTATTTCGTTATTTTCAAGGAGAATCAATTGTCGCAAAACAATTATTAAGTAAGGGATTCGCCTATGCAAAACTCATTTCAGATGAGCGTATTTTTGTAAGGGAGCGAATTCATCTCCAAGATAAAAGTCCTGATATACTGATTATTGGGTCATCAAGAATCATGTCTATTGATGGTATTTTGGGTAAAGAGTCTTTGGGACTTGGAGTAAGTGGTGCCTCAATTGAAGATGACATTGCAATCGTATACATGAGTACTAGGAAATTGAACCCTAGCAAAATTTTGATCGGTGCAGATCCTTGGCTGTTTAATCTAAATTGCGGTCATGAACGCTGGAAATCCTTAGCAAGTGAGTATTATGAAGCCCTTGGAGAAAAAACTCAAAACAAAAATAGTCCAAAAGAAATCAACTCATTAGGATATTCAATAATCAATTTATATGAAACATTAAATTTTTCTTTGAAAAACTCCCCAATAGATGATGCGACTGAGTTTCATGCTAAGATTCGTCGTGATGGGTATCATATTTATGACCTTATCTATAGTTCTAAGTCGCAAAAGGAAATTGAATCTGAATTTAATGCTCAGATAAACTATGGTATGGATCAATATGTTTTTTCGCCTAAAGCTAAAATGGAATTTATAGATATGCTTCGAGAGCAGTCTCAAAAAAGGGAAGTAGCTTTAATTTTGACGCCATACCACCCGCAGTTATATGAGAAAATGAAGAAAGAAAAGCCGATTTTTCTAATAATCGAAAAAGAGTTTCGGGATCTCGCTAGGGAAAATAATATTTTAATCATTGGTTCATATGATCCAGATAAAGTAGGTTGTGCAGCGGATGAGTTTTATGACGGAATGCACCCTCGTGCCCAATGTATGAAAAAAGTAATGAGTCAAACATCATTTTCTCATAAGAAATAG
- a CDS encoding AEC family transporter: MILGMGLSGLKGGGHLDWKFINLSLVFKFILWPLLMFGLIALDHYILHYLNPEFYIVAIIFALVPMAGNTVTLAVLLKTKPEKASIVVFISTVIAILYIPLMLVLTSLLPFPVPPDFLPTMHGQYQKILLPSVSCLLVR; the protein is encoded by the coding sequence ATGATTTTAGGGATGGGGCTTTCCGGTTTAAAAGGTGGAGGTCATCTTGATTGGAAATTTATTAACCTTTCTCTTGTTTTTAAGTTTATTCTTTGGCCACTTTTAATGTTTGGTTTGATTGCATTGGATCATTATATCCTTCACTATCTAAATCCAGAGTTTTATATAGTGGCGATCATATTTGCATTAGTGCCAATGGCAGGGAATACGGTGACTCTCGCGGTTTTACTCAAGACGAAACCGGAAAAAGCTTCCATCGTCGTTTTTATTAGTACGGTGATTGCGATTCTTTATATTCCCCTTATGCTTGTTCTTACAAGTTTACTTCCGTTTCCAGTTCCTCCGGACTTTCTACCCACAATGCATGGACAGTATCAAAAAATTCTTTTACCTTCCGTATCTTGCCTTCTTGTAAGGTAA
- a CDS encoding nuclear transport factor 2 family protein — MIFFYDSFRSTEDAPATKRRPIGLHINSGFQKIPIGKEFHMNLPANKKIVTDFFNHLNERNMKEAFALLDDDLHWWILGNIPVSGDYDLKKISFGFKMIFRAFENFQFTLKEMTAEEDRVSVVAESLGIRKSTGKQYNNHYHFLFTLQEGKIRKVKEFFDTVHALWVESPEELETEVNL; from the coding sequence ATGATATTTTTTTACGATAGTTTTCGATCGACAGAAGATGCACCTGCTACTAAACGTAGACCAATTGGTCTACATATTAACTCTGGTTTTCAAAAAATACCGATTGGGAAGGAATTTCATATGAACTTACCTGCTAATAAAAAGATAGTTACCGATTTTTTTAATCATCTGAATGAACGAAATATGAAAGAAGCATTCGCATTATTAGATGATGACTTACATTGGTGGATTTTAGGAAATATACCGGTTTCTGGTGATTACGACTTAAAAAAGATATCCTTTGGATTTAAAATGATCTTTAGAGCATTTGAAAACTTCCAGTTCACCTTGAAAGAAATGACGGCAGAAGAAGACCGAGTGAGCGTAGTTGCAGAATCACTCGGAATTCGAAAGTCCACAGGGAAACAGTATAACAACCATTATCATTTTCTCTTTACCTTACAAGAAGGCAAGATACGGAAGGTAAAAGAATTTTTTGATACTGTCCATGCATTGTGGGTAGAAAGTCCGGAGGAACTGGAAACGGAAGTAAACTTGTAA